CGCGCCCGAGACGATCGCAAAAAACTCGCACCCCGACCCGCCATGGACCCCTTCGCTCGTGCGTTCATGGCTGGTGATGCGATAACCGGGGCTGCCGCGACCTTCGCGCCAGGTGGGCTCGGGACCGTCGAAGTCTTGCCGCACCAGGACCTGGGCGCGCAGCGTCACCGTCGGCGCCAGAAACGACGCCCCCAGCACGCACAGAGTTGCGAGCGCGCGGCACACGCGGCCCATGGGACGATCCATCGGCCCACAGCCCTCGGATGGCGACCCCCGCTGGCATGGCAAAAACACCACACCGGCGCGAGAATCTTGGATTCTCCTTAAACCCGCGTTCTATCAGGGTTTGCGAACTCTCTCCAGATCACTTGGTTGCATTCGGGCAACGTATCTATTTTCGGCAAAATTCGCGCCTCAGGCGGAAGTTCAAATCTCACAAGGGATTACGCTGGCAATGCCTGCCCCGTGGTGTGACTGGCACGCGTGCTGCTTTACGAGGCCTACGAAACCTAGGCACACCTCGACAGGGAACGGGCATCCATGAGTTACGTCCCACACGCTCCGGCACCCGCGGCGACCGACCTTCCGCAGGACCTCGCCAATCTGCGCTCGCAGATCGAGAGCCTGCCCCTGGAAATCCGCGAGCAATTGGCTCCGGCCCTGTCGCGGGTCATCGAAAGCACCCAGCGCCGCCGCCGCATCCTGGCGATGGTCCAAGACGCCCTTGGCCAATTACGCCTGGATATGAAGTACCTGATGTTCGACCTCGAAGCCACGCGTCGCGAGCGCGACGACTACCGCCATCGCTTGGAACAGAGTTAGTACGTCCGAAGATTGCTGTTCGTGTCGCCCGTCCTGCCCCGGGTCACTCCTCGCTCACCTATCCTGCCTTCTCCTCATTCCGTGCTGGAAGCACTCGGGTACCATACTCCCACGGGCCCGAGTGCTTCTTTTTTACCAGCCCCGAACTCCGTCGCGATCGTTGCGAGCATCGACAGGCCAGCGTACGATTGAGGGCGTCAGGGAACAGTCCGCGCCCGCTTCTGTCGCACGCGGATTTTCGGTATCCGCGCGCCACAGGGAACGAGGGAGCCATTGAGGCCATGGCCGAACAGACCGCTGAATCCATTGCTCAGCGCGCGTTCGACCTGAACTTGTTGTCCGATCGCCAGTTACAAGAAATCTGGGGCGAGTTCGGACGCCGCAACGTTACGGTCGACGAGTTTGTCCAGTTGCTGCTGCGGCGGGAGCTGATGACGAACTTTCAGCTCGAGCGCCTCCTGAAGGGCGAGCGGGGAGGCTATTTCTACGGCGATTACAAAGTGCTGTATATCGTCGCCGGCGGCAGCTTCGCGCGCGTCTATCGCGCGGTTCACAAAGATACGGGCAAAGTCGTGGCGCTGAAGGTCTTGCGCCGCCGCTTCAGCGACATCGCGGCGCAAACCGAACAGTTCTATCGCGAAGGCCTGATGGGCGTCTCGCTGCGGCACCCGAATATCGTGCCGATCTACGAGGCCGTCTCCAAAGGCAACCAGCATTACCTGGTGATGGAATTCGTCGAAGGGGGCAACTTGCGCGACTTCATGAAAGTGCGCAAGAAATTCTCCCCCATCGAAGCCACGAAGGTCGCCGTCGACATCGCCGCCGGCCTCGACTATGCGTATCAGCGCGGCATCTCGCACCGCGATTTGAAGCTGACCAACGTGCTGCTCTCCAGCCGCGGCCAGGCCAAGCTGGTCGACTTCGGCCTGGCCGGTGCCGATGAAAAAATCGCCGACGAATCGATCACCGGGGAAGGAATCAACGCGCGAACCATCGATTATGCCGGGCTGGAACGCGCCACCGGCGTGCGCAAGGATGATGCGCGCAGCGACATCTACTTCATCGGCTGCATTTACTATCACATGCTCTCCGGTCAGCCGGCCTTGCAAGAAACGCGCGATCGCATCCAGCGCTTGAGCAAGTCGCGGTTTACCAGCGTGGTGCCGATCCACCAAGCTTGCCCCGGCATCCCACGCGTGGTGGCAACCGTGGTCAATAAAGCGATGAGCCTCGAACCGGAAAAGCGCTACCAGACTCCCGGCATGATGCACGCCGACCTCAGGCAGGCGGCCGATCGGCTGGCGGCCGGCGAGACCGAGGCCTTCAGCGGCGTCGAAGACACCGGCGCCCTTGACGCGCCGCTGACGCCCGAAGAGCAGATCAAACGCCAGCGCGAGGCTGCCCGCTATCTGCCCGACAGCCAGCGCCGGGCGCTGTTGGTGGTCGAGTCCAACTCGCAATTGCAGGACTTGTTTCGCGACGCCCTGAAGCGTTACGGCTATCGAGTCCTGGTGATCAGCGACCCGAAGCGCGGTGTGGCCCGCGCCGAGGACACCAACAACGCGATCGACGGCGTGGTGCTCAGCACGGGGCACCTGGGCGATGCCGCCGTCGATGCCTTGATCGAACTGGCCGGCGGCGAACAGACCAGCAAGGTGCCTGTCGTGGTGCTGCTGGACGACAAGCGCAAGGCGTGGCGCGCGCAGATCGAGCCGCACTTGTGCGAGCACCGCGTGATCGTGTCGCTGCCGATCAAGCTGCGCGAATTTCGCGACGTGCTGTTTCGCCTGGTGCCGCCCGTGGCGACGGCCGAGACTTAGCAGCCTGTTGAATCTCTCAACAGACTGCTAGCCCTTGTCCTTCCCAGGCAGCTCGATTCCCATAGCGGCCAGCAGGATCTGCATATCCTGCCAGCAATCTTTTTTCGCCGCCGGATTGCGCAGCAAGTAGGCCGGGTGATAGGTACACAGCACGCGGATGCCGTTGTAATCGTGAAATCGGCCGCGCAGCCGGCCGATCGATTCAGGTGTCCGAAGCAGGTTTTGCGCCGCCACCGCCCCCAAGCAGCAAATGTATTCCGGTTGCAGGACCTGCAGTTGACGATCGAGAAAGCCGCGACAGCTATCGGCTTCCTGCGGCGCTGGGTTGCGATTGCCGGGCGGCCGGCACTTGAGCGTGTTGAGAATGTACACGTCTTCGCGGCGCATCGTGCAGGCTTCGATAATCTTGTTCAGCAATTGACCCGCGCGACCTACGAAAGGCTCCCCCTGCCGATCTTCGTCCGCGCCGGGCGCCTCGCCCATGAATACCAGGCGAGGCCGCGGGTTGCCCACGCCGAAAACGGTTTGCGTGCGGGTCGTGGCCAGCTCCGTACACAGCGTGCAGGCCGCCACCTCGCGACGGATCACGTCGAGCGCCGCTGATCGCTCGTGGGGAGCTTCATCGACCGTCCCCTTTGGTGTTCGCGGCGCCACGGCATCGGACACGGTTCGAGGTGCGGATGACACCGGTGAAGGCGGGGCGTAACGAGGACCTACCTCGGCAGGCGGTGCCTGGGAAGAAGCTACGGCGGTGATACTTCCTGGCGCGGTGCGTCGCGCCTTGGGTAAATGGGTCACCCCGGCCCGCGACAGCGATTCCAGTGTTTGCACAAGTGCTTGTCCCCGTACACGACGGCGATCGCCCGAACCTTCCGACATCCATGCCTCCCGTTGAACGAATTGTGACCAGCGCCGAGCAACGTGCGACCGGGAACCTGACACCGGGCAGCCTGAAATTGGCGCCCGAGCGAACTTTCCCGGCCATTCGCCGCCGCCGTTGCCGTGGTTATCATAGAGGCTTCGCACGCCGCAGGCCAAACGGGCCACCCATCCGGCGGCACGCAGCCTTTTTTTCGCTTCACACGCTCCCGCGCTCATGGGTATCCCGCAGGTCGTTATCGTCGGACGCCCCAACGTGGGCAAGTCGAGCCTTTTCAATTGGCTCGTCGGCAAGCGGCTGGCCATTGTCGACAACATGGCCGGCGTCACGCGCGACCGCATGAGCTTCCTGATGTGCGTCGAAAACCGCTACTTCGAGCTGGTCGATACCGGCGGGATGGGCGTCGAGGACGCCGACAATCTCACGGCCGACATCGAGCAACAGATCGAGACGGCGCTCGAATCAGCCAGCGTGGTTCTCTTCGTCGTCGACTCGCGGACGGGGGTCGCGCCGCTGGATCAAGAGGTCTCCAAACGGCTGCGCTACGTCGACGTGCCGATTTTGTGCGTGGCCAATAAGACCGACGCCCCCAGCATGGACAACCTGGCCGACGAGTTTTATCGCCTCGGTCGCGGCAAAATCATCGCCGTGAGCGCCAAGGAGAATCGCGGCCGGCAGGAATTGCTCGACGCCATCGTCGAACGCTTGCCTGAGGAAAGCTCGCTGGCGCCGCCGCCGGAAGAAGCGATCATGAAGGTGGCCATCGTCGGCCGCCGCAACACCGGCAAGAGCACCTTCGTGAATTCGCTGGCGCAGGCCGAACGGATGATCGTCAGCGAGGTGCCCGGCACCACGCGCGACAGCGTGGACGTGCGCTTCGAGCTCGATGGCAAGGCTTTCATCGCCATCGATACGCCCGGACTGCGCCGCCGCAAGAGCATCACGACCGACATCGATTTCTACAGTACCCACCGGGCGCAGCGCAGCATTCGTCGCGCGGACATGGTGTTCTTGTTCTTCGACGCCACGCAACCGATCAGCAAGGTCGACAAGCAACTCGGCGACTACATCAGCGAGAATTACAAGCCGTGCGTGTTCGTGGTGAACAAGTGGGACCTGCTGGTGGGCAGCATGCCCACCGAAAAATGGGTAACCTATTTGCGCGACACATTCCGTATCATGTGGCACGTGCCGATCGCCTTCATCACGGGCCAGACGGGCAAGAACGTCAAGGCACTGTTGAACCACGGCCAGGCGTTGTTCAAGCAGTCGCAGGAGCGCGTCTCGACGGCCGAGCTGAACAAGCTGGTGCGTGCGGCCGTGGAGGCGAATCCTCCGCCGCTGGCACAGCAGCGCCGACCAAAGATCTATTACGGCACACAAGTGGGCATTCAGCCGCCGACGATCGTGCTGTTCTGCAATGAGCCTCGCCTGTTCAAGACCCCCTATCGCCGTTACCTGCTGGGTGTGTTCCGCGATCACCTGCCGTTCGCCGAAGTGCCGATCAAGCTCTATTTGCGCCGCAGCGAAGAAGGGAGCGGCGAAGGCAGCAGCGGCGCGGACGAGGAATTCGACGCCAGTGCCGCGCAGGAAGATTGAACGGCCGCAGCTCGCGTCGCGGTGTCTCTCGAAAACCCTAGTCGTCGCCGAAGTTGATGTTCGCCGGCTTGGGATCGACGTAATAGATGCCCAGAGCTTGTAGAGCGGCCAGCACGCGCAATACTTCCGGCCAGCGACGTCCGAACAGCTCGCGCCCTTCGGCGTGCATGGTTTGTCGAAGCGGTTCGTCGGACCAATAAGGGGGCGGATGGTCGAAATAGACCTTTCCAAAGTCCAATACATACGGCGGCTGTACGATGGTCATTTCGACGGCCATAATCGAGTCGTCGAAATCGACGAGCCGCGGGACAGCTAGCCCGCGTATCTCGTGGATTCCTGCATTACCGAGCCTGCGGTAGCAGGCCAACTCGTTATCGTATCCTTTGCAATGTTCGAACAGTTTGAGCGCGGACGCGCGCGACGTCGCCCAAACAGTGCCATCGGTTCCGTGCCCTAGCTTCCCTTTTTCCTCGAGCTCGATTCGTTTAGACTTGGCATAGTGATGTGCCCGCGCCAACGGATCATGGCTTTCTGACATGGCAACCTACGCCGGATATTCTGCAGAAGTCTCGTTACGCCTGATTGTTAACGGGCAAACACTGGTCCTTTCTCAAGTCGGCCCGGCGGATTTTGTGGTGCGCGCGCCGTGCGACTCGATCGCGGAAAGCTGTGACGCGGAGCTTGTCATATCGGTCGACGGCAACGTGAAGGCCCGGCATGTCTTTCTGCCGCAGGGTGTGCAGGCTGGCCTCGTCCCGTACATTTGAGCAGACGACGGCATGGCGTCACAACGCCATGTTCCGACTGCGGTGAGGCCGGGTTACCCTCCAGCAAAGGATTCTGCCTTGATCGTCGGCGTGCCCAAGGAAATCAAACGCGACGAATATCGCGTGGCGCTGTTGCCCGTCGGCGTCGAAGAGTTAACCCGCGCCAACCATCAGGTGCTGGTCGAAAAGGGCGCGGGCCTGGGCTCGGGCATCCCTGACGATCGCTATGTCGAACAAGGCGCCACGATGATCGACGGCCCGGCGGAGCTGTTCGCCGCGGCCGACATGATCATGAAGGTGAAGGAGCCGCTACCGGCCGAATGGCCGTTGTTGCGGCGCGGTCAGATTGTCTTCACCTATTTTCATTTCGCCGCGGATCGCAAATTGACCGAAGCGGTGCTGGCCAGCGGATGCACCGCCGTGGCGTACGAAACGCTGCGCGACGATGCAGGCCGGCTGCCACTTTTGACGCCGATGAGCGAAGTCGCCGGCCGCATGAGCATTCAAGAGGGGGCCAAATACCTCGAACGCCCGCAAATGGGACGAGGCATTCTGCTCGGCGGCGTGCCTGGCGTGGCGCCGGCCAATATCACGATACTCGGCGGCGGCGTCGTCGGGGCGAACGCCGCCAAGGTGGCCGCAGGATTCGGCGCGAATATCGGCCTCTTGGACATCAACATGGAGCGGTTGCGATATCTCGACGACATCATGCCCGCCAACGTCGACTGTTTGTTCAGCGATCGCCACACGATTCGCGACCAACTGTCGCGTGCCGACCTGGTGATCGGCGCCGTGCTGATTCCCGGCGCCCGCGCCCCCATGCTCATCGAAGAGAACGATCTAAAACTAATGCAACCGGGCAGTGTGATCATCGATGTGGCGATCGATCAGGGAGGTTGCGTCGGTACCAGCCGACCAACGACGCATAGCGAGCCGACGTTCGTCGTCGAGGGCGTCGTCCATTATTGCGTCACCAACATGCCAGGCGCCGTCGGCCGCACGAGCACCTATGCCCTGTGCAACGTCACGCTTCCGTGGGCCCTGCTGATCGCGCGGCATGGCATCAGCGAGGCGGCACACCGCTTCGCGCCGATCGCCCGGGCCATCAATATCACCGACGGCGTGGTCACCAACCGCGCCGTGGCCGACACGTTTGGGTTCGAGTTGGATCTGCGCTACGACCGCTGAGAGGAATGGAGTTCCCATGCCGGTGCATGAACAACATGCCGCGCTCGCGACGCTGCACTGGATCGGCGAGACCGACGGTCATTTGAAGCTGATCGACCAGACGCTGCTGCCCCTTGAGCTTTGCGAAATCGACTGCCGTGACGTCGAGACCGTGTTCGAGGCGATTCGTTCGCTGCGAGTACGCGGCGCGCCGGCGATAGGTGTTGCCGCGGCGTACGGAATGGTCATTGGCGCGCAACAGGCCGCCGCCGGCCATGCAGACCAGTTCTTCGAAGCCTTGAACTTTGCCGCCGAGCGCCTGGCCACCAGCCGGCCGACGGCGGTGAATCTGTTCTGGGCCATCGAACGTATGCGCCGCGTGGCGGATGACGCGCGCATTGAATCCCTCTCGCCGGCTGACACGATGGCGCGCTTGCTGGCCGAAGCCCGCGCGATTCACGAAGAGGATCGGGCCATGTGCCGGGCCATCGGCCGCTTCGGCCAGGAACTGCTCGAAGACGGTCAGGGCGTGCTCACGCACTGCAACGCCGGCGGTCTGGCCACGAGCGACTACGGCACGGCGCTCGCGTTATTCTTCGCTGCGCAGGAAGCAGGCAAACGCTTGCACGTGTACGCTGATGAGACGCGCCCGCTCCTGCAAGGGGCCCGTCTGACGGCGTGGGAGCTGCACAACCGCGGCATCGCCGTCACTTTGATCTGCGATTCGATGGCCGCTCAAGTCATGCGCGAAGGACGCGTGCAGGCGGTCGTGACCGGCGCGGACCGGATCGCCGCCAACGGCGATACGGCAAACAAGATCGGCACCTACGGCGTGGCGCTTTTGGCCGCGGCACACGATATTCCGTTCTATGTCGCGGCACCGACCAACACCTTCGACCTGTCACTGTCCGAAGGGAGCCAGATTCCGATCGAAGAGCGCAGCGCGATTGAAATCACCCACGGCTTCGGCCGGCAGACCGCGCCCGAGGGGGTGAAGGTCTATAACCCGGCGTTCGACGTGACCCCGGCGCGGCTCATCAAAGCCATCGTCTGCGAGCGCGGCGTGATCGAACCAGTGACGCGCGAAACCATTGCGTCGATCGTCGGGTAAACATCGTGGTCGGTTCGTCGCGTTCAATCCCATTCGGGTGCAACTGGCGGTTCGCCGACCAGCGCCGGACTAAGCCGAGGTATCAAGCCGCTTGCCACCGCGGTGCCTCCGGCCAACAATGTAAGGCCACTCTGCTCCCGGCGGCCGCCGTCGCCACAACGTTGTTCGTCTGCAAGGATGGTCCGCGTGCTGGTCGAAACCCGAGCGCTCTCGAAAATCTACGGCCCCAAGACGGCGCTGGACCATTGCGACCTGGATATCCCGCAGGGCGAGGTTCTGGGCCTCCTCGGGCCCAATGGCGCCGGCAAGACGACGCTATTGCGCCTGCTGATGGGCTATCTGCGGCCAAGCGCGGGCCGGGCCACGATCGACGGTCTTGATTGCTACCGCGACAGCGTGGCCGTGCATCATCGCGTGGCGTATCTGCCGGGCGACGCGCGACTATTCGGCCAGATGCGCGGCCGTGACGTGCTGCGGTTCTTTTGCGAAGTGCGGCGCGAATCGAATCTCAGCCGAGCGGTTGCCTTCGCCGAACGCTTGGAGCTCGACCTGTCAGGCCAGGTCTCTTCGTTCTCGACGGGCATGCGGCAGAAGCTGGCGTTGGCTGCCGTGCTGGCCGCGGATACGCCGCTGTTGATCCTCGACGAACCGACAGCCAATCTCGACCCCACCGTGCGCAGCGACGTCGTGGCGATTGTTCGCGAATCGCAACAAGCCGGACGGACCGTGATTTTTTCCTCGCACGTGCTCGATGAAGTCGAAGATGCCTGCAGCCGCGTTTGCATCTTGCGCAAAGGGAAAGTGGTACACACACAAGTGATGAGCGAGCTGAGACAGCAGCATCGCATCACGGCGCGGCTGACGGCCGCCTTGCCCCCCGTGCCCGCGCGATTGGCCGGCGAGATTCAGGTGTTTTACGATGGGCCGGACGCGGTGCGCATCGAAACGCCCGGCGAGCTTTCGCCGCTGCTGGGATGGTTGGCGACGCTGCCGCTGGCCGAGGTGCGGATCGAGCCGTTCCGCTTGCGCTCAATCTACGACCGCTTTCACGGGGCCGAGGTGCAGTGATGTTCAACAAGGCCCTGTGGCGCAAAGCGATCGGCGATGCGCGGCTGTTGCTTTTGTTTCTGACGGCTCTTTTGTTTGGATTCAACTGGCTGTTCGTGTACTTGTCGAGCTTGATTGAGTTGGGGCCGTTGGCCGTTTTCCTGCAGACGCTGCCGCCGGCGTTCGAAAAGCTGGGGGGAGTTCCTTTTGCTAGCGTGGCCACGCCCGTCGGTCGCATCTCGGCGGCCTATGTCGATCCGGTCGTATTGTTTGCGACCACGATCTGGGCCGTAGGGCGTGGATCGGACGCGGTCAGCGGCGAAATTGGGCGCGGCACGATGGAGATGCTGATCGCGCAGCCGGTGCGCCGCTTATCGGTCCTAGCGACACAGGCGCTCGTCACCACGCTCGGCTCGGCCGTCCTGGCCACGGCAGTGCTGGTGGGAACCGGCATGGGTTTGGCCACGGTGTCGCTCGGAGAGCCCGTCGACTGGCATGCGTTCGTGCCCGGCGCCGTGAACCTGTTCGCCATGATGTTCTTCCTGTCGGGCGTGAGCACGGTGTTGTCATCTGCGGATAATTACCGCTGGCGCACGATCGGCCTGGTCGGCGGTTTCTACGTCGTACAGTTGGTATTCAAGGTCATTGGCCGCCTGGTGGACGGGTTTTCGTGGCTGATGTACTGCACGTTCGCCACGGCGTGCGAGCCCCAGGCATTGGTGATCGATTTCGACCAGGCATGGTCCCAATCGCTTCGTTATGACGGGGTGCTGATCGGCATCGGTCTGGCCTGTTATGCCGTGGCCGCGGCGATCTTCTGTCACCGCGATTTACCAGCGCCGCTATAACACGCTGTCACGCCGGCATTTAGGTCGGACGACTCGGATAGCGTCAAACGGCGATTCTGGGCATAATAGGGACTGGAACACCTTGGGGCTGTGCCAGGGACGGTCACAGAATTGCCAATCGAGGGAGTTATCATCATGCGTTCGCTCTTTCCCGCCGCGGGCCTTCTAGCACTGCTGATCCTTGCGGCCACGGGCGCTGCCCAAGACGCCAAGGAAGATGGGCAGGAAGACCTCGATCGCGCCATCGAGGCCAAGCTCTCCGCTCACAGCATTCGCGAATTGAATTCGGTCATCAGCCTCTCGGAAAGCGCTCTCGACAAGGGACTGAGCGAAAAGAACCAGGCCTTTGCCAGGCAACTGCTGGCCGCGGCACTGGTCGAACGCGGCTCGGCCATTTGCGAAATGATCTTCGGCCGCGGCGCGCCTCCGCCGCAATGGCCGCAGATGCGGCAAATCGGGCTGGCCGATCTGGAGCGGGCCCTGCAGTATGATCCGGCCCTGGCCGACGCCCACTTGCTGGTCGCGCGGCTGCAGACACTGCCCGGCGGCGACCGCAAGCGCGCCATGACCGCGATTAACGAGCTCGTAAAGCTCACCGCCGACGAACCGGAAAAGCAATCCGAGGCCCTGGTGC
The sequence above is drawn from the Pirellulales bacterium genome and encodes:
- a CDS encoding ATP-binding cassette domain-containing protein; the protein is MLVETRALSKIYGPKTALDHCDLDIPQGEVLGLLGPNGAGKTTLLRLLMGYLRPSAGRATIDGLDCYRDSVAVHHRVAYLPGDARLFGQMRGRDVLRFFCEVRRESNLSRAVAFAERLELDLSGQVSSFSTGMRQKLALAAVLAADTPLLILDEPTANLDPTVRSDVVAIVRESQQAGRTVIFSSHVLDEVEDACSRVCILRKGKVVHTQVMSELRQQHRITARLTAALPPVPARLAGEIQVFYDGPDAVRIETPGELSPLLGWLATLPLAEVRIEPFRLRSIYDRFHGAEVQ
- a CDS encoding transcriptional regulator; this encodes MSYVPHAPAPAATDLPQDLANLRSQIESLPLEIREQLAPALSRVIESTQRRRRILAMVQDALGQLRLDMKYLMFDLEATRRERDDYRHRLEQS
- the der gene encoding ribosome biogenesis GTPase Der, producing MGIPQVVIVGRPNVGKSSLFNWLVGKRLAIVDNMAGVTRDRMSFLMCVENRYFELVDTGGMGVEDADNLTADIEQQIETALESASVVLFVVDSRTGVAPLDQEVSKRLRYVDVPILCVANKTDAPSMDNLADEFYRLGRGKIIAVSAKENRGRQELLDAIVERLPEESSLAPPPEEAIMKVAIVGRRNTGKSTFVNSLAQAERMIVSEVPGTTRDSVDVRFELDGKAFIAIDTPGLRRRKSITTDIDFYSTHRAQRSIRRADMVFLFFDATQPISKVDKQLGDYISENYKPCVFVVNKWDLLVGSMPTEKWVTYLRDTFRIMWHVPIAFITGQTGKNVKALLNHGQALFKQSQERVSTAELNKLVRAAVEANPPPLAQQRRPKIYYGTQVGIQPPTIVLFCNEPRLFKTPYRRYLLGVFRDHLPFAEVPIKLYLRRSEEGSGEGSSGADEEFDASAAQED
- a CDS encoding ABC transporter permease subunit, which produces MFNKALWRKAIGDARLLLLFLTALLFGFNWLFVYLSSLIELGPLAVFLQTLPPAFEKLGGVPFASVATPVGRISAAYVDPVVLFATTIWAVGRGSDAVSGEIGRGTMEMLIAQPVRRLSVLATQALVTTLGSAVLATAVLVGTGMGLATVSLGEPVDWHAFVPGAVNLFAMMFFLSGVSTVLSSADNYRWRTIGLVGGFYVVQLVFKVIGRLVDGFSWLMYCTFATACEPQALVIDFDQAWSQSLRYDGVLIGIGLACYAVAAAIFCHRDLPAPL
- a CDS encoding uracil-DNA glycosylase; translation: MAPRTPKGTVDEAPHERSAALDVIRREVAACTLCTELATTRTQTVFGVGNPRPRLVFMGEAPGADEDRQGEPFVGRAGQLLNKIIEACTMRREDVYILNTLKCRPPGNRNPAPQEADSCRGFLDRQLQVLQPEYICCLGAVAAQNLLRTPESIGRLRGRFHDYNGIRVLCTYHPAYLLRNPAAKKDCWQDMQILLAAMGIELPGKDKG
- the ald gene encoding alanine dehydrogenase, giving the protein MIVGVPKEIKRDEYRVALLPVGVEELTRANHQVLVEKGAGLGSGIPDDRYVEQGATMIDGPAELFAAADMIMKVKEPLPAEWPLLRRGQIVFTYFHFAADRKLTEAVLASGCTAVAYETLRDDAGRLPLLTPMSEVAGRMSIQEGAKYLERPQMGRGILLGGVPGVAPANITILGGGVVGANAAKVAAGFGANIGLLDINMERLRYLDDIMPANVDCLFSDRHTIRDQLSRADLVIGAVLIPGARAPMLIEENDLKLMQPGSVIIDVAIDQGGCVGTSRPTTHSEPTFVVEGVVHYCVTNMPGAVGRTSTYALCNVTLPWALLIARHGISEAAHRFAPIARAINITDGVVTNRAVADTFGFELDLRYDR
- a CDS encoding serine/threonine-protein kinase — its product is MAEQTAESIAQRAFDLNLLSDRQLQEIWGEFGRRNVTVDEFVQLLLRRELMTNFQLERLLKGERGGYFYGDYKVLYIVAGGSFARVYRAVHKDTGKVVALKVLRRRFSDIAAQTEQFYREGLMGVSLRHPNIVPIYEAVSKGNQHYLVMEFVEGGNLRDFMKVRKKFSPIEATKVAVDIAAGLDYAYQRGISHRDLKLTNVLLSSRGQAKLVDFGLAGADEKIADESITGEGINARTIDYAGLERATGVRKDDARSDIYFIGCIYYHMLSGQPALQETRDRIQRLSKSRFTSVVPIHQACPGIPRVVATVVNKAMSLEPEKRYQTPGMMHADLRQAADRLAAGETEAFSGVEDTGALDAPLTPEEQIKRQREAARYLPDSQRRALLVVESNSQLQDLFRDALKRYGYRVLVISDPKRGVARAEDTNNAIDGVVLSTGHLGDAAVDALIELAGGEQTSKVPVVVLLDDKRKAWRAQIEPHLCEHRVIVSLPIKLREFRDVLFRLVPPVATAET
- the mtnA gene encoding S-methyl-5-thioribose-1-phosphate isomerase, translated to MPVHEQHAALATLHWIGETDGHLKLIDQTLLPLELCEIDCRDVETVFEAIRSLRVRGAPAIGVAAAYGMVIGAQQAAAGHADQFFEALNFAAERLATSRPTAVNLFWAIERMRRVADDARIESLSPADTMARLLAEARAIHEEDRAMCRAIGRFGQELLEDGQGVLTHCNAGGLATSDYGTALALFFAAQEAGKRLHVYADETRPLLQGARLTAWELHNRGIAVTLICDSMAAQVMREGRVQAVVTGADRIAANGDTANKIGTYGVALLAAAHDIPFYVAAPTNTFDLSLSEGSQIPIEERSAIEITHGFGRQTAPEGVKVYNPAFDVTPARLIKAIVCERGVIEPVTRETIASIVG